The proteins below come from a single Chelmon rostratus isolate fCheRos1 chromosome 10, fCheRos1.pri, whole genome shotgun sequence genomic window:
- the atf7a gene encoding cyclic AMP-dependent transcription factor ATF-7a — protein MGDDRPFVCNAPGCGQRFTNEDHLAVHKHKHEMTLKFGPARTDSVIIADQTPTPTRFLKNCEEVGLFNELASSFEQDEDDKKAKNSLPAPNSVALDMSLQTTSDVKVKKEAPVDVDSSPPDSPESISGRSDNSREPLAKGKDTPPRSSAPTPTIVRPGSLPLHLGFDALQPTMPSPTSVITQAPPSNRTLGSPTSHYPMMMLPSGQAVPVLPGPMQMPSVINLARPMCMVPNIPGIPGPPLGGSSSGSNSPSGYSIHSEAKMRLKAALSQQSPSGNAMGLMAMGSSPMVPQKAEQSQLLVQQPDAPSPAQPQVSPAQPTGGRRRRTVDDDPDERRQRFLERNRAAASRCRQKRKLWVSSLEKKAEELCTLNVSLSNEVSLLRNEVAHLKQLLLAHKDCPVTTLQKKTAYLAAEESMKDTSETTGSPAPVIQHSSLAPSPSAGQNGLSSRAAAEAMAMSVLAGMGQQQRAESGPSHIIMAAQSQSAAR, from the exons ATGGGGGACGACCGACCTTTTGTGTGCAATGCTCCTGGCTGTGGACAG AGGTTTACCAATGAGGACCACTTGGCTGTACATAAACACAAGCATGAAATGACGCTGAAATTTGGACCAGCCAGGACAGACTCAGTCATTATTGCAG ACCAGACACCTACTCCCACTCGCTTCCTAAAGAACTGCGAGGAGGTTGGTCTGTTCAACGAGCTGGCCAGCTCCTTCGAACAAGACGAAGatgacaagaaagcaaagaacTCT CTTCCTGCACCCAACTCCGTGGCTTTGGACATGAGCCTGCAGACGACATCAGACGTGAAGGTGAAAAAGGAGGCACCAGTAGATGTCGACTCCTCGCCACCAGACAGCCCTGAATCTATCTCTGGAAGGtcagacaacagcagagagCCTCTGGCTAAAGGAAAG GACACACCACCCAGAAGTTCAGCCCCCACCCCAACGATTGTGCGTCCAGGCTCCCTCCCACTACACTTGGGCTTTGATGCCCTTCAGCCCACCATGCCGTCACCCACCTCTGTCATCACACAGGCACCACCTTCCAATCGTACTCTAGG TTCGCCAACCAGCCACTACCCCATGATGATGCTTCCCTCTGGTCAGGCAGTGCCTGTGCTACCTGGTCCCATGCAGATGCCCTCTGTCATTAAT CTGGCCCGACCCATGTGCATGGTACCCAACATTCCTGGGATCCCCGGTCCTCCTCTGGGAGGTAGCAGCAGCGGCTCTAACTCCCCCTCTGGCTACAGCATTCACTCAGAGGCCAAGATG CGTCTGAAGGCTGCGCTGTCCCAGCAGAGCCCATCAGGAAATGCTATGGGGCTCATGGCCATGGGCAGCAGCCCCATGGTACCTCagaaggcagagcagagccagCTGCTTGTCCAACAGCCAGACGCTCCATCACCTGCACAACCTCAG GTATCTCCAGCACAGCCTACAGGTGGGCGTCGGCGGCGGACGGTAGATGATGACCCAGATGAGCGAAGGCAGCGCTTCCTCGAGAGGAATCGGGCCGCGGCATCGCGCTGCAGACAGAAACGCAAACTGTGGGTCAGTTCCTTAGAGAAGAAGGCTGAGGAGCTCTGCACCCTGAACGTCTCACTGTCG AATGAAGTGTCTCTGTTGCGAAACGAGGTGGCTCATTTGAAGCAGCTGCTTCTGGCCCACAAGGACTGTCCTGTGACCACCCTACAAAAGAAAACTGCCTACTTAG cTGCAGAAGAGAGCATGAAAGACACCTCAGAGACCACAGGTTCCCCTGCCCCGGTGATCCAGCACAGCTCTTTGGCGCCCAGCCCCTCTGCGGGCCAGAACGGCCTGAGCTCAAGGGCAGCAGCTGAAGCCATGGCTATGTCTGTGCTGGCAGGGATGGGCCAGCAGCAGAGGGCTGAGAGCGGACCCTCTCACATTATCATGGCTGCACAGTCTCAATCTGCTGCCAGATGA